Proteins encoded in a region of the Bactrocera tryoni isolate S06 chromosome 4, CSIRO_BtryS06_freeze2, whole genome shotgun sequence genome:
- the LOC120774339 gene encoding uncharacterized protein LOC120774339 isoform X2 → MTSPSPIVIAALFQIVLRTSFFFEQEKGLCSPAPSLASWIFLIALLDLISDLCLYPVRYMHLPYFCQVIVETIVTILLTEFGAIIVWCTLEKLFWRLIKSFLLIMGMSTATYVNYESLILGLTTTSISLGILAFVGQATDHFHLIRKKYQRIERKVTLNMEMFWDYVNGYSGSRGRCKPMYDCSSEDFEEICCPKRRRKRRRC, encoded by the exons Atgacctctccgagtc CCATTGTGATCGCGGCGCTCTTTCAAATTGTACTGCGCACCTCCTTTTTCTTCGAACAGGAGAAGGGCCTCTGCTCACCGGCGCCCTCACtagccagttggatattcctcATTGCGCTGTTGGATCTCATCTCGGATCTATGCCTCTATCCGGTACGTTACATGCATTTGCCGTACTTCTGTCAGGTGATCGTCGAGACCATTGTCACCATTTTGCTAACGGAATTCGGCGCCATAATCGTCTGGTGCACGCTGGAGAAACTCTTTTGGCGGCTCATCAAATCATTCCTCTTGATCATGGGCATGTCCACCGCGACCTATGTCAACTATGAATCACTCATATTGGGTCTGACAACCACCTCCATCAGTTTGGGCATATTGGCGTTTGTCGGACAGGCGACCGATCACTTTCACTTGATACGTAAGAAATATCAGCGTATTGAGCGCAAAGTCACTTTGAACATGGAAATGTTCTGGGATTATGTGAACGGCTACAGTGGCTCACGTGGACGTTGCAAACCCATGTACGATTGCTCATCGGAAGATTTCGAGGAGATCTGTTGTCCGAAGCGGCGACGCAAGCGCCGAAGATGTTGA
- the LOC120774339 gene encoding uncharacterized protein LOC120774339 isoform X1, with amino-acid sequence MTVTAAIVIAALFQIVLRTSFFFEQEKGLCSPAPSLASWIFLIALLDLISDLCLYPVRYMHLPYFCQVIVETIVTILLTEFGAIIVWCTLEKLFWRLIKSFLLIMGMSTATYVNYESLILGLTTTSISLGILAFVGQATDHFHLIRKKYQRIERKVTLNMEMFWDYVNGYSGSRGRCKPMYDCSSEDFEEICCPKRRRKRRRC; translated from the coding sequence ATGACAGTCACAGCAGCCATTGTGATCGCGGCGCTCTTTCAAATTGTACTGCGCACCTCCTTTTTCTTCGAACAGGAGAAGGGCCTCTGCTCACCGGCGCCCTCACtagccagttggatattcctcATTGCGCTGTTGGATCTCATCTCGGATCTATGCCTCTATCCGGTACGTTACATGCATTTGCCGTACTTCTGTCAGGTGATCGTCGAGACCATTGTCACCATTTTGCTAACGGAATTCGGCGCCATAATCGTCTGGTGCACGCTGGAGAAACTCTTTTGGCGGCTCATCAAATCATTCCTCTTGATCATGGGCATGTCCACCGCGACCTATGTCAACTATGAATCACTCATATTGGGTCTGACAACCACCTCCATCAGTTTGGGCATATTGGCGTTTGTCGGACAGGCGACCGATCACTTTCACTTGATACGTAAGAAATATCAGCGTATTGAGCGCAAAGTCACTTTGAACATGGAAATGTTCTGGGATTATGTGAACGGCTACAGTGGCTCACGTGGACGTTGCAAACCCATGTACGATTGCTCATCGGAAGATTTCGAGGAGATCTGTTGTCCGAAGCGGCGACGCAAGCGCCGAAGATGTTGA
- the LOC120774338 gene encoding ATP-binding cassette sub-family D member 3, translating into MAPALSKITQNQSAIVGVAGVSAALWIIAYGKMSSKRRKPGYEDKIQYTIAEKKDKKGGKAHVNAVFFKQLRQLLPILVPRFWSVESGLLLLVAASLIGRSVSDIWMIQNATVVESTIIHMNKDKFKSALLKYLAALPMISVVTNVLKWSLGELKLRFRTNLTHHLYNQYLSGYTYYKMSNLDNRIANADQLLTTDIDKFCESATDLYSNISKPVLDIFIYVYRLTVNLGGKTPSILMLYLLFAGIVLTRLRRPTGRLTVEEQKLEGEFRYVNSRLITNSEEVAFYQGNTREKLTLLASYSKLRTHLRKFLEFRVSMGIVDNIVGKYFASIVGFYAVSIPFFTDNHPLLSGEHSGQRLQAYYTYGRMLVKLAEAIGRLVLAGREMSRLAGFTARMTELIKVLGDLNKGRYERTMVNNVLNGDNCFGPNKGIMTFVDNIIRFEKVPLVTPNGDVLVKELSFEVKSGMNVLVCGPNGCGKSSLFRILGELWPTWGGKLTKPPRGKLFYIPQRPYMTLGSLRDQIIYPHTRDEMIRSGKSDEDLMKYLDIVQLTYLEQRENGLNAIEDWIDVLSGGEKQRIAMARLFYHSPQFAILDECTSAVSVDVEGKMYSYCREAGITLFTVSHRKSLWTHHDYYLQFDGRGSYEFAPIDQAKEQFGS; encoded by the exons AAAACCGGGCTATGAAGATAAAATACAGTACACAATTGCGGAGAAGAAAGACAAAAAGGGCGGTAAAGCTCATGTCAATGCGGTATTCTTCAAACAGTTGAGACAGTTGTTGC CCATACTCGTGCCCCGCTTCTGGAGCGTTGAAAGCGGTTTATTGTTATTGGTGGCCGCTTCGCTGATCGGTCGCTCTGTCAGTGATATTTGGATGATACAGAATGCCACCGTGGTGGAGAGCACGATCATACACATGAATAAAGATAAATTCAAATCCGCGCTGCTCAAGTATTTGGCCGCTTTGCCAATG ATATCGGTTGTCACAAATGTGCTGAAATGGAGTTTGGGCGAATTGAAATTGCGTTTCCGTACAAATTTGACACATCATCTGTACAATCAGTATCTGAG CGGTTACACTTACTACAAAATGTCCAATTTGGATAACAGAATAGCCAATGCCGATCAATTACTTACCACAGATATCGATAAGTTCTGCGAAAGCGCCACAGATCTGTATTCGAATATCAGCAAGCCCGTGCTGGACATATTTATCTATGTCTATCGCTTAACAGTCAATCTGGGTGGCAAG ACGCCTTCCATACTTATGTTGTATTTGCTCTTCGCTGGCATTGTTCTCACGCGCTTGCGTCGCCCAACCGGTCGTCTAACGGTTGAGGAGCAAAAGCTGGAAGGTGAATTCCGTTATGTTAATAGTCGTTTGATCACGAACTCCGAGGAGGTGGCCTTCTATCAGGGCAACACACGCGAGAAGCTCACGCTGCTGGCCAGTTATTCGAAATTGCGCACACATCTACGTAAATTCTTGGAATTCCGCGTTAGCATGGGCATTGTCGATAATATTGTGGGCAAAT ATTTCGCTTCTATCGTCGGTTTTTATGCAGTATCAATTCCATTCTTCACGGACAATCATCCCTTGTTGTCGGGCGAACACAGTGGTCAACGTTTGCag GCATACTACACATACGGCCGCATGTTGGTGAAATTAGCCGAAGCTATCGGTCGTTTAGTTTTGGCCGGTCGTGAGATGTCGCGCTTGGCag GCTTCACGGCGCGCATGACCGAGCTAATCAAAGTGCTGGGTGATCTGAATAAAGGACGTTACGAACGCACAATGGTGAATAACGTTTTGAATGGCGACAATTGCTTCGGCCCAAACAAGGGTATTATGACATTCGTGGATAATATCATACGGTTCGAAAAGGTGCCGCTCGTTACGCCGAACGGTGATGTGCTGGTGAAGGAGCTAAGCTTTGAGGTTAA ATCGGGCATGAATGTGCTGGTGTGCGGTCCAAATGGCTGTGGTAAATCTAGTTTATTCCGCATACTCGGCGAGCTGTGGCCCACATGGGGTGGCAAATTAACGAAACCACCACGTGGTAAACTCTTCTACATACCGCAACGTCCATACATGACGCTGGGCTCGCTACGCGATCAG atAATCTACCCACACACGCGCGACGAAATGATACGCAGCGGCAAGAGCGACGAAGATCTTATGAAATACTTGGACATTGTGCAGCTCACCTATTTGGAGCAGCGCGAGAATGGACTGAACGCCATCGAAGATTGGATTGACGTGTTGTCGGGCGGTGAGAAGCAACGCATAGCGATGGCGCGTCTCTTCTACCACAGTCCGCAGTTCGCCATCTTAGACGAGTGCACCAGCGCGGTGTCCGTGGATGTTGAGGGTAAAATGTACAGTTATTGTCGCGAAGCAGGCATCACGTTATTCACAGTGTCGCATCGCAAGTCGCTCTGGACGCATCACGACTACTATTTGCAATtcgatgggcgtggcagttaCGAGTTCGCACCAATCGATCAGGCGAAGGAGCAGTTCGgctcgtaa